The sequence TCGCCGGCCCACTCGTCGGCGAGCGCCTGGGTGAGGTTCACCATCGCGGCCTTGGTCGACGAGTACAGGCTGTACTCGGCCCGTCCCCGGGTGTAGCTGCTGGAGGTGTAGAGCAGCAGCTGGCCGCGGGTCTCGGCGAGGTACTTGTGGGAGGCGCGGGCGATCTGCACCGGGGCGAGGTAGTTGACCCGCAGCGCCTCTTCGATGGTCGCGTTGTCGGTCTCGGCGAGCTTGCCGATCCGCAGCACGCCCGCGGTGTTCACCACGTAGTCGACCCGGCCGGTCTCCGCGTAGGCCCGCGACAGCGCGTCGTCGACGTGCTCGGGGTCCTCGACGTGGGTGCCGGTGGTCGAGCGGCCCAGCGCGAAGACCTTCGCGCCGTATCCCTCGGCCATCGCCGCGATGTCGGCGCCGATGCCGTAGGAGCCGCCGAAGACCACCAGGGTCTTGTCGGCGAGCAGCTCGCGGTACGCCGCCTCGTCGGACTGGCCGGGGGCCGCGGTGGAGGCGAGCTGGAAGAGCTTGTCGGCGATGAAGACGTCCACCGGGGTGGTCACCTTCATGTTGTGCTCGTCGCCGGGGACCACGTAGATCGGCACGTCGGGCAGGTACTTCAGCACCACCGAACAGTCGTCGGTGGCCTGGAAGTTGGGGTCGCCGCCGGCGACCTCGTAGGCCCGGCGGATGGTGGACAGCCGGAACGCCTGCGGGGTCTGGCCGCGGCGCAGCCGGGAGCGGTCCGGCACCTCGGTGATGAACTCGCCGTCGCCGCCGTGGGTGCGGGTGACGATGATGGTGTCCGCGGACGGGATCGCCACGTCCACCGCTTCGTACCGCTCCAGCGCGGCCACGCAGTCGGCGATCACGCGCTGCGAGATCAGCGGGCGCACGGCGTCGTGGAAGAGCACGTTGCGGTCCTGGCCGGGCTCGAGCTCCTCGCTCAGCGCGGCGATGGCCCGCTCGGTGGTCTCGTTGCGCGTCGTGCCGCCCTCGATCACCCGGCTGACCTTCTTCAGACCGGCCTTCGTGACGATCTTCTCGACGTCCGGGACATAGCCCGGCGCCATCAGCACGATGATGTCGTCGATCGCGTCCGCCTGCTCGAAGATGGCGAGCGTGTGCTCGATCACCGCTTTACCGGCGATCTTCAGCAGCTGCTTGGGAATCGACAGGCCGACCCGCTGCCCCGTGCCACCGGCAAGGATGACAGCGGTGGTACGGGAGTGGGCAAGGTGCAGGGACACGTGAGACCTACCTAGCGGCAACAAGAGATACGGGGATCGTCTCACCCCCGGTAACCGTCTCGCAAGGCGGGGTTCACCGAGGCGCCCCTCACCGCAAGGTCCTTCGACCACGGGGAGGGGCGGCCAGGAGGTCCGGTCACCCTCCGAACGGATGGAACTCGTCGTAGGCGTCGGCGGCCTCGTCGTGCTCGGCCTGCCGGTCGCGACGCCGGCTCGCCGCGGGCCGCGGCGTGTCGAAACGGTGGTCCTCACCGCGCCGCCCCAGCATCTCCGCACCGGCCGCCAGCGACGGCTCCCAGTCGAAGACCACCGCGTCGTCCTCCGGCCCGATCGCGACGCCGTCGCCCGCCTTCGCCCCCGCCTTGACCAGCTCGTCCTCGACACCGAGCCGGTTGAGCCGGTCCGCGAGGTAGCCGACCGCCTCGTCGTTGGTGAAGTCCGTCTGCCGCACCCAGCGTTCGGGCTTCTCGCCGCGCACCCGGTACAGCTCGCCGTCGTAGGTGACGGTGAACCCGGCGTCGTCGACGGCCTGCGGCCGGATCACCACGCGGGTGGACTCCTCGGCCGGGCGCGCCGCCCGCGTCTCCGCCACGATCCCGGCCAGCGCGAACGACAGTTCCCTGAGCCCGGCGTGCGAGACCGCGGACACCTCGAAGACGCGGTAGCCGCGCGCCTCCAGGTCCGGCTTGATCATCTCCGCCAGGTCCTGCCCGTCGGGCACGTCGATCTTGTTGAGCACGACCAGCCGCGGCCGGTCCTCCAGCCCGCCGCCGTACGCCCGCAGCTCCGCCTCGATGACGTCGAGATCGGTCACCGGGTCGCGGTCGGACTCCAGGGTCGCGGTGTCCAGCACGTGCACCAGCACCGAGCAGCGCTCGACGTGCCGCAGGAACTCCAGACCCAGCCCGCGGCCCTGGCTCGCGCCGGGGATCAGCCCGGGCACGTCGGCGATCGTGTAGACCGTCGAGCCGGCGTTGACCACTCCGAGGTTCGGCACCAGCGTGGTGAACGGGTAGTCCGCGATCTTCGGCTTCGCCGCCGAGAGCACCGAGATCAGCGAGGACTTCCCCGCGCTCGGGTAGCCGACCAGCGCCACGTCGGCGACGGTCTTCAGCTCCAGCACGATGTCCCGGGCCTGCCCGGGCACCCCGAGCAGCGCGAAGCCGGGCGCCTTGCGCCGGGTCGAGGCGAGCGCCGCGTTGCCGAGGCCGCCGCGGCCGCCCTGCCCGGCGACGTAGGTGGTGCCCTGGCCGACCAGGTCGGCCAGCACGTTTCCGTCCCGGTCCTGCACGACGGTGCCGTCCGGCACCGGCAGCACCAGGTCGCTGCCGTCCTTGCCGGAGCGGTTGCCGCCCTCGCCCGGCTTGCCGTTGGTCGCCTTGCGGTGCGGGCTGTGGTGGTAGTCGAGCAGGGTGGTCACGTCCTGGTCGACGACGAGGATCACGTCCCCGCCCCGCCCGCCGTTGCCGCCGTCCGGCCCGCCGAGCGGCTTGAACTTCTCCCGGTGCACGGAGGCGCAGCCGTGGCCCCCGTTACCCGCGGCGACATGCAGTTCGACGCGGTCCACGAAGGTGGTCATGGGTGCTTCCTCCAGAACGTACGGGTTTCCCACGGTTCTTACGGTCCTACTGGCCTTGTAACACGCCGAGGGCGGCCCCGCTTCCCGGAGTCCGGGAAACGGGTCCGCCCTCGAAAGTTCTTACGGCTCGCCTCAGGCGGCCGGAACGATGTTCACCACGCGGCGACCGCGCTTCACGCCGAACTCGACCGCACCGGCGGACAGCGCGAACAGCGTGTCGTCCTTGCCGATGCCGACGCCGGAGCCGGGGTGGAAGTGGGTACCACGCTGGCGGATGATGATCTCACCGGCGTTGACGACCTGGCCGCCGAAGCGCTTCACACCGAGCCGCTGAGCGTTGGAGTCGCGACCGTTCCGGGTGGACGATGCGCCCTTCTTGTGTGCCATCTCTCCTCAGTCCCTTACTTCGCAGCCGCGGCGGGGATGCCAGTGATCTTCAGCGCCGTGTAGTGCTGGCGGTGACCCTGGCGACGGCGGTAACCGGTCTTGTTCTTGTAGCGCAGGATGTCGATCTTCTGGCCCTTGTGGTGGTCCACGATCTCGGCCTCGACCTTGATCCCGGCGAGCACCCACGGGTCGCTGGTGACGGCTTCGCCATCGACGACGAGCAGCGTCGAGAGCTCGACCGCGTCGCCGACCTTGCCGGTGGGAATCCTGTCAACCTCGACGATGTCACCGACGGCCACCTTGTGCTGGCGGCCACCACTACGCACGATCGCGTACACGCGGAACTCACTCTCTCGCTCGATTCGAAAACCCCTGATGCCAGCCACTCCCTTACTGCCGCGGAGGGGCCTCTCCCGGGAAGCCCGGGAGGAATGTGCTCAGGCGAAGGCGCAGAAACGCCGAAGGTCAAGGCTACGGACCGCGTCCACCCGGGTCAAATCCGGCCAGGGTGCATGGTCCTGAGAGTTCCCGGACCACGTGTCGGCGGGTGGCTGAGCGCGCAGTTCCCCGCACCCCTGGATTCGTGCTGCTCTTCCGCGGAAGAACGGCAACCCCCAAGAGGCGCGGGGAACTGCGCGGCAAACCACCGCGAACCGCAAGGTCCCGTACGGCGCCGACGGGGCACCCCGGAGGGTCCGCCTGGCTACTCCGCGGGAGAACTCGCCTTCTTCGTCGCGGCCTTCTTCGTCGTCGTCTTCTTGGCCGCCGTCTTCTTCGTCGCGGCCTTCTTCGCCGTCTTCTTGGCCGCCGCCTTCTTCGCCGGGGCCTTGCGGGCCGCCCGCTTCTTGGGCTCGGCCTCGGCCGACGGCTCACCGTCAGCCTGCTCGGCCTGCTCGGGCGCAGCCTCCGCAGGGGCGGCCTCGGCGGACGGTACGACCACCACCGCCGCTTCCTCCGCTGCCGCGGCCGGCGCCCCCGCGGGCGCGGTCGCCTTACGGGTGGCGCGACGCCGCGCACGGGCCGGCGGCTCGGTCGAGACGGCCGGCTCCGGCTCGGGCTCGGGCGTGGCCGCCGCGGGCTCCGCGCTGACCACGACCACCGCGGCCTCCTCGGCGGCGGGCGGCGCCCCGGCCGGGGCGGTCGCCTTGCGGGTGGCGCGACGGCGCGTACGGGCCGGCGGCTCGGTCGAGACGGCCGGCTCCGGCTCGGCCTCGGCCGGCTCGACCTCGGGCTCGCTGACCGGGACGACCACGACGGCAGGCTCCGGCTCGTGGTCCGCTGCGGCGGGAGCGCCCGCGGGCGCCGTGGCCTTGCGGGCGCCGCGGCGCCGGCCGCGGCCACGGGAGCCGTTCGCGGCGGCCTCCGCCTCCGCGGCGCTGCCGAACCACTCCTCCTCGGGGTCGCCGACCGCCGGCACCAGGTCCGACTCGCCGACCTCGATCGGCTCCAGCTCCGGCAGTTCGGCCTCGTCGCCCTGCGCCTGCTCGGCCTCCACGGCCGTCTCGTGCTCGTGGTCGTGCTCGCCCACGCCGGCGCCACCACGGCGCCGCTTGCGCTTGCCGCCGCCACCGGTGGTGGTCGCCTGGTCCATGTGGACGATGACGCCCCGCCCGTTGCAGTGCACGCACGTCTCGGAGAAGGACTCCAACAGCCCCTGGCCGACCCGCTTGCGGGTCATCTGCACCAGGCCGAGCGAGGTGACCTCGGCCACCTGGTGCTTGGTCCGGTCCCGGCCCAGGCACTCCAGCAGCCGGCGCATCACCAGGTCGCGGTTGGACTCCAGCACCATGTCGATGAAGTCGACCACCACGATCCCGCCGAGGTCGCGCAGCCGCAGCTGGCGGACGATCTCCTCGGCCGCCTCCAGGTTGTTGCGGGTGACGGTCTCCTCCAGGTTGCCGCCCTGCCCGGTGAACTTGCCGGTGTTGACGTCGACCACGACCATCGCCTCGGTCTTGTCGATCACCAGCGAACCGCCGGACGGCAGCCACACCTTGCGATCCAGCGCCTTCAACAGCTGCTCGTCGATCCGGAAGTTGGCGAAGACGTCGACCTCCGACGTCCAGCGCGACAGCCGGTCGACCAGGTCGGGCGCGACGTGCGAGACGTACTCGTGCACGGTGGACCACGCCTCGTCACCGCTGACGATGACCTTGGAGAAGTCCTCGTTGAAGATGTCGCGGACCACCCGCACCGTCATGTCCGGCTCGCCGTACAGCAGCGTGGGCGCGTTGCCGCTCTTGGACTTGCGCTTGATGTCCTCCCACTGCGACTGGA comes from Streptomyces sp. NBC_00448 and encodes:
- the rplU gene encoding 50S ribosomal protein L21: MYAIVRSGGRQHKVAVGDIVEVDRIPTGKVGDAVELSTLLVVDGEAVTSDPWVLAGIKVEAEIVDHHKGQKIDILRYKNKTGYRRRQGHRQHYTALKITGIPAAAAK
- a CDS encoding bifunctional cytidylyltransferase/SDR family oxidoreductase, whose protein sequence is MSLHLAHSRTTAVILAGGTGQRVGLSIPKQLLKIAGKAVIEHTLAIFEQADAIDDIIVLMAPGYVPDVEKIVTKAGLKKVSRVIEGGTTRNETTERAIAALSEELEPGQDRNVLFHDAVRPLISQRVIADCVAALERYEAVDVAIPSADTIIVTRTHGGDGEFITEVPDRSRLRRGQTPQAFRLSTIRRAYEVAGGDPNFQATDDCSVVLKYLPDVPIYVVPGDEHNMKVTTPVDVFIADKLFQLASTAAPGQSDEAAYRELLADKTLVVFGGSYGIGADIAAMAEGYGAKVFALGRSTTGTHVEDPEHVDDALSRAYAETGRVDYVVNTAGVLRIGKLAETDNATIEEALRVNYLAPVQIARASHKYLAETRGQLLLYTSSSYTRGRAEYSLYSSTKAAMVNLTQALADEWAGDGIRVNCVNPERTATPMRTKAFGQEPAGSLLSSEAVARTSLDVLLSTLTGHVIDVRQQDPMQGLSGASGIERALAHVLAQGEDEQ
- the obgE gene encoding GTPase ObgE gives rise to the protein MTTFVDRVELHVAAGNGGHGCASVHREKFKPLGGPDGGNGGRGGDVILVVDQDVTTLLDYHHSPHRKATNGKPGEGGNRSGKDGSDLVLPVPDGTVVQDRDGNVLADLVGQGTTYVAGQGGRGGLGNAALASTRRKAPGFALLGVPGQARDIVLELKTVADVALVGYPSAGKSSLISVLSAAKPKIADYPFTTLVPNLGVVNAGSTVYTIADVPGLIPGASQGRGLGLEFLRHVERCSVLVHVLDTATLESDRDPVTDLDVIEAELRAYGGGLEDRPRLVVLNKIDVPDGQDLAEMIKPDLEARGYRVFEVSAVSHAGLRELSFALAGIVAETRAARPAEESTRVVIRPQAVDDAGFTVTYDGELYRVRGEKPERWVRQTDFTNDEAVGYLADRLNRLGVEDELVKAGAKAGDGVAIGPEDDAVVFDWEPSLAAGAEMLGRRGEDHRFDTPRPAASRRRDRQAEHDEAADAYDEFHPFGG
- the rpmA gene encoding 50S ribosomal protein L27, with amino-acid sequence MAHKKGASSTRNGRDSNAQRLGVKRFGGQVVNAGEIIIRQRGTHFHPGSGVGIGKDDTLFALSAGAVEFGVKRGRRVVNIVPAA